One genomic region from Mycobacterium basiliense encodes:
- a CDS encoding enoyl-CoA hydratase/isomerase family protein yields the protein MPYPDYQLIRIATAGGVCRATIDHPPINLLDVALIGEIERLTAEVAADDDVRVLLVDSADPDFFIAHADVALILDLPTDDTALHDELSPFHAAMENFRTLPKATIAVIEGICRGGGSEFAMAFDMRYAALGKARFGQPEVALGLIPGGGGTQRLPQLVGRGRALEVILGCMDVDAATAETWGYIDRALPTEKLRRFVDKLAMRIASAPPEAIAAAKRAVDAALDCPADRAGRADLATGLRIEDQLFRQVLSRPAARERLQEVIDAGAQTRDFELGDRRRTD from the coding sequence ATGCCCTACCCGGACTACCAGCTCATACGCATCGCCACCGCCGGTGGCGTTTGCCGGGCAACGATCGACCATCCACCGATCAATCTGTTGGACGTCGCGCTGATCGGCGAAATCGAACGCCTCACCGCGGAGGTCGCGGCCGACGACGACGTGCGGGTCCTGCTAGTCGACTCGGCCGATCCGGACTTCTTTATTGCGCACGCGGACGTCGCGCTGATCTTGGACCTGCCGACCGACGACACCGCACTGCACGACGAGCTGTCACCCTTTCACGCCGCGATGGAGAATTTCCGGACCCTGCCGAAGGCCACCATCGCCGTTATCGAGGGCATCTGCCGCGGTGGCGGCAGCGAGTTCGCGATGGCGTTCGATATGCGCTATGCCGCCCTGGGCAAGGCGCGCTTCGGCCAGCCGGAGGTGGCACTCGGGCTCATCCCCGGTGGCGGCGGCACCCAGCGGCTGCCCCAGCTGGTCGGTCGCGGTCGGGCCCTGGAGGTCATCCTCGGCTGCATGGACGTCGATGCGGCCACCGCCGAAACCTGGGGGTACATCGACCGCGCGCTGCCTACCGAGAAGCTACGGCGCTTCGTCGACAAGCTGGCCATGCGCATCGCGTCGGCGCCGCCGGAGGCCATCGCGGCCGCCAAACGTGCGGTGGATGCCGCCTTAGACTGTCCCGCCGATCGTGCGGGTCGGGCCGATCTGGCGACCGGCCTGCGGATCGAGGACCAGCTGTTCCGCCAAGTGCTGTCGCGGCCGGCCGCCCGCGAACGCCTGCAGGAGGTCATCGACGCCGGAGCCCAGACTCGCGACTTCGAGCTGGGTGACCGGCGCCGCACGGACTAG
- the ttfA gene encoding trehalose monomycolate transport factor TtfA → MVPLWFTLSALCFVGAVVLLYVDIDRRRGRSRRRRSWARSHGFDYERESTEILQRWKRGVMSTVGDVPAKNVVLGQIRGEAVYIFDLEEVATVIALHRKVGTNVVVDLRLKGLKEPRESDIWLLGAIGPRMVYSTNLDAARRACDRRMVTFAHTAPDCAEIMWNEQNWTLVSMPIASSRSQWDEGLRTVRQFNDLLRVLPPLPPEGPQETRQETLQETGEAPDRSLASARRAELPPRRAAADPAAGLMSDPARRAAEPVRRDEPRSEGTRRPPASGRNGRQATNYQR, encoded by the coding sequence ATGGTCCCGCTTTGGTTCACGCTGTCCGCACTGTGCTTTGTCGGTGCGGTGGTGTTGCTATACGTCGACATCGATCGACGCCGCGGGCGCAGTAGACGACGGAGATCGTGGGCGCGGTCGCACGGTTTCGACTATGAGCGTGAATCCACCGAGATCCTGCAGCGCTGGAAGCGCGGCGTGATGTCGACGGTCGGCGATGTCCCGGCCAAGAACGTGGTGCTGGGGCAGATCCGCGGCGAGGCGGTCTACATCTTCGATCTCGAGGAGGTCGCCACGGTGATTGCGCTGCACCGCAAGGTGGGCACCAACGTCGTGGTGGATCTGCGGCTCAAGGGGCTCAAAGAGCCACGGGAAAGCGATATTTGGTTGCTGGGTGCGATCGGGCCGCGCATGGTGTATTCCACCAACCTCGATGCGGCTCGGCGGGCGTGCGACCGGCGGATGGTGACCTTTGCCCACACCGCACCCGACTGCGCCGAGATCATGTGGAACGAGCAGAACTGGACGTTGGTCAGCATGCCGATCGCAAGTAGCCGCTCCCAGTGGGATGAGGGGTTGCGAACCGTTCGGCAATTCAACGATTTGTTGCGGGTCCTGCCGCCGCTGCCGCCCGAGGGCCCGCAGGAGACCCGCCAGGAGACCCTGCAGGAGACCGGGGAAGCGCCCGACCGCTCGCTGGCTTCGGCCCGTCGCGCCGAGTTGCCGCCGCGGCGCGCCGCGGCTGATCCCGCCGCCGGGCTGATGTCCGACCCTGCGCGCCGCGCAGCCGAGCCGGTCCGTCGCGATGAGCCTCGTTCCGAGGGCACCCGGCGTCCACCGGCCAGCGGTCGCAACGGCCGCCAGGCCACGAACTACCAGCGCTGA
- a CDS encoding SDR family NAD(P)-dependent oxidoreductase, whose translation MPRPVALITGPTSGIGGGYARRYARDGYDLVLVARDVDRLKQLAGELEADAANVEILPADLADATGREKVVDRLSRGVRVVVNNAGFGTSGEFWTTDPAALQGQLDVNVTAVMHFTRAALPPMLDAGAGTVINVASVAGLVPGRGSTYSASKAWVISFSEGLSVGLQGTGVGVHAVCPGYVRTEFHARAGIDMAKLPSFMWLEVDEVVRESLTDIAAGKVVSIPGLQYKALVAAGRMVPRGLARAAVKRVGGGRGRS comes from the coding sequence ATGCCACGCCCCGTTGCCCTGATTACCGGGCCGACTTCCGGGATCGGCGGCGGCTACGCGCGACGCTACGCTCGCGATGGTTACGACCTTGTGCTGGTTGCCCGTGACGTGGATCGGTTAAAGCAACTGGCGGGCGAGCTGGAGGCCGACGCCGCCAATGTCGAGATTCTGCCCGCTGATTTGGCCGATGCGACCGGCCGGGAAAAGGTCGTCGACCGGCTGTCCCGGGGTGTGCGCGTCGTGGTCAACAACGCCGGTTTCGGTACCTCCGGAGAATTCTGGACGACCGATCCGGCCGCATTGCAGGGGCAGCTCGACGTCAACGTGACAGCGGTTATGCACTTCACCCGGGCGGCGCTGCCGCCGATGCTCGACGCCGGCGCGGGCACCGTCATCAACGTAGCCAGCGTTGCCGGGCTGGTACCGGGTCGCGGTTCCACCTATTCGGCATCGAAGGCGTGGGTGATTTCATTCAGCGAGGGCCTGTCCGTCGGCCTGCAAGGCACCGGCGTCGGTGTGCACGCCGTCTGCCCGGGATACGTGCGCACCGAATTTCACGCCCGGGCCGGCATCGACATGGCCAAGTTGCCGTCGTTCATGTGGCTCGAGGTCGACGAGGTGGTCCGCGAAAGCCTGACCGATATCGCCGCCGGAAAAGTGGTCAGCATTCCCGGTCTGCAGTACAAGGCACTCGTCGCCGCCGGGCGGATGGTTCCGCGGGGTCTGGCTCGGGCGGCGGTAAAAAGGGTCGGTGGTGGTCGTGGCCGAAGCTGA
- the pyrE gene encoding orotate phosphoribosyltransferase yields the protein MAEADREELAELVRRLSVVHGRVTLSSGKEADYYVDLRRATLHHRASALIGKLMRELTADWDYAVVGGLTLGADPVATAIMHAPGRPIDAFVVRKSVKTHGMQRLIEGSEVSGQRVLVVEDTSTTGGSALTAVHAVQEAGGEVIGVATVVDRATGAAQAIQAQGVPYRSVLGLADLGLG from the coding sequence GTGGCCGAAGCTGACCGGGAAGAGCTAGCCGAGCTGGTGCGCCGGTTGTCGGTGGTGCATGGGCGCGTGACGCTGTCGTCGGGCAAGGAGGCCGACTACTACGTTGACCTGCGCCGGGCCACGTTGCACCATCGGGCGTCGGCGCTGATCGGCAAACTGATGCGCGAACTCACTGCCGACTGGGACTACGCGGTCGTCGGCGGCCTCACCCTGGGCGCCGACCCGGTCGCGACCGCCATCATGCATGCTCCCGGCCGTCCAATCGACGCGTTCGTGGTGCGAAAGTCAGTGAAAACCCATGGGATGCAACGACTTATCGAGGGATCAGAGGTTTCTGGTCAGCGGGTGCTGGTGGTCGAAGACACCAGTACCACCGGCGGCTCGGCGTTGACCGCGGTGCACGCCGTCCAAGAAGCGGGCGGTGAGGTCATCGGCGTGGCCACCGTGGTGGACCGGGCTACCGGCGCGGCCCAGGCGATCCAAGCCCAGGGAGTGCCGTACCGGAGCGTGCTCGGCCTGGCCGACTTGGGGCTGGGCTAG
- a CDS encoding TrmH family RNA methyltransferase, whose amino-acid sequence MTHESGAPGPTPGRDDPQRPQAGPTEWGAQVNGVGPWEGDPPDDPRYDPDLLRDGDARNVVDAYRYWTRSAIVADIDTRRHALHVAIENFGHDANIGSVVRTANAFAVDTVHIVGRRRWNRRGAMVTDRYQRLRHHDSTAELMEFAVGAGLTVVAVDNVPGAARLEQTALPKNCLLVFGQEGPGITDDTRTTAAITVSIAQFGSTRSINAGVAAGIAMHAWISQHGDLSRAW is encoded by the coding sequence ATGACGCACGAGTCCGGAGCGCCCGGCCCCACCCCGGGTCGGGACGACCCGCAGCGGCCTCAGGCAGGACCCACCGAATGGGGCGCGCAGGTCAACGGCGTAGGGCCGTGGGAAGGTGACCCGCCCGATGATCCTCGGTATGACCCGGACTTGTTGCGCGACGGCGATGCGCGCAATGTCGTCGACGCCTACCGGTACTGGACGCGCTCGGCGATCGTCGCCGATATCGATACGCGTCGGCACGCGTTGCATGTGGCGATCGAGAACTTCGGGCACGACGCCAACATCGGCTCGGTGGTGCGCACCGCCAACGCGTTTGCCGTGGACACCGTGCACATTGTCGGCCGGCGGCGGTGGAACCGCCGCGGCGCCATGGTGACCGATCGCTACCAGCGACTGCGCCACCACGACAGCACCGCCGAATTGATGGAATTCGCCGTGGGTGCCGGATTGACCGTGGTCGCGGTGGACAACGTGCCGGGAGCCGCGCGGTTAGAGCAGACCGCGCTGCCGAAAAATTGCCTGTTGGTGTTTGGCCAAGAAGGGCCCGGCATCACCGATGACACCCGGACGACGGCGGCGATCACGGTGTCGATCGCCCAGTTCGGTTCTACCCGCAGCATCAACGCGGGCGTCGCCGCCGGGATCGCGATGCATGCTTGGATAAGCCAGCACGGGGACCTATCCCGCGCCTGGTAG
- a CDS encoding dodecin family protein: MSVYKVIDIIGTSPTSWEQAAAEAVQRARESVDDIRVARVIEQDMSVDSSGKITYRIKLEISFKMRPAKPQ; the protein is encoded by the coding sequence ATGAGCGTGTACAAGGTGATCGACATCATCGGGACGAGCCCCACGTCATGGGAGCAGGCCGCCGCCGAGGCGGTGCAGCGGGCGCGGGAAAGCGTCGACGACATCCGCGTGGCACGGGTTATCGAGCAGGACATGTCGGTGGATTCCAGCGGCAAGATCACCTACCGCATCAAGCTGGAGATCTCGTTCAAGATGAGGCCGGCCAAACCGCAGTAA
- a CDS encoding LysR family transcriptional regulator, translating to MTPAQLRAYSAVVRLGSVRAAAAELGLSDAGVSMHVAALRKELDDPLFSRTGSGLAFTPGGLRLASRAVEILGLQHQTAIEVTEAAHGRRLLRIAASSTFAEHAAPGLIELFSSRADDLSVELSVHPTSQFRDLIGSRAVDIAIGPASESSIGSDPTLFVRPFLKYQIIAVVAPNSPLAVGIPTHSLLRQQQWMLGPSAGSVTGETATMLRDLAIPESQQRIFQSDAAALEEVMRVGGATLTVGFAVAKDLSAGRLIHVAGPGLDKAGEWCAATLPPAARQPAVSELVRFITTPRCIQAMIRGSGVGVTRFRPKVHVTLWS from the coding sequence GTGACCCCGGCTCAACTTCGGGCCTATTCGGCGGTGGTGCGGTTGGGCTCGGTGCGAGCGGCCGCCGCCGAACTCGGCCTCTCCGACGCCGGAGTTTCCATGCATGTCGCGGCGCTGCGTAAGGAGCTCGACGATCCGCTGTTCAGCAGGACCGGTTCCGGGCTGGCCTTTACCCCGGGCGGTCTGCGGTTGGCCAGTCGTGCGGTGGAGATCCTGGGCCTGCAGCACCAGACGGCGATCGAGGTCACCGAGGCGGCCCACGGTCGTCGCTTGCTGCGCATCGCCGCGTCCAGCACCTTCGCCGAACACGCGGCGCCGGGCCTGATCGAACTCTTTTCATCGCGGGCCGACGACCTATCCGTCGAGTTGAGCGTGCATCCGACCAGCCAATTCCGCGATCTGATCGGCTCGCGGGCGGTCGACATCGCGATCGGGCCGGCCAGCGAGAGTTCCATCGGTTCCGACCCCACGCTGTTCGTGCGGCCCTTTCTGAAATACCAGATCATCGCCGTTGTGGCGCCCAACAGCCCGCTAGCCGTCGGGATTCCGACGCATTCGCTGTTGCGGCAGCAACAGTGGATGCTCGGTCCGTCGGCGGGCAGCGTGACCGGCGAGACCGCAACCATGTTGCGCGACTTGGCGATTCCGGAATCCCAGCAGCGGATTTTCCAGAGCGACGCCGCCGCGCTGGAGGAAGTTATGCGCGTCGGCGGCGCGACCTTGACTGTCGGCTTTGCCGTCGCCAAAGATCTCTCCGCCGGCCGGTTGATACACGTGGCCGGTCCGGGGCTGGACAAGGCGGGTGAATGGTGCGCGGCAACCTTGCCACCGGCAGCACGCCAACCGGCCGTTTCTGAACTGGTCCGCTTCATCACCACACCGAGGTGCATCCAGGCGATGATTCGGGGCAGCGGGGTCGGTGTGACGAGGTTTCGCCCGAAGGTGCACGTCACGCTCTGGAGTTAG
- a CDS encoding XdhC family protein, which translates to MRDVLDELMSIWRAGDNAGLATVVRTMRSAPRPPGASMVVAQDGSVSGSVSGGCVEGAVYELADEVMRTGIARLERYGVSDDEAFAVGLTCGGIIDIFIEAVSPATFPDLETVADDIGGHRPVAIATVIAHPDPHRVGRRLVVRPDASRPAAGSLGSVRADAAITDDTRGLLALGRSEILKYGPDGQRRGDGMEVFVSSFAPRPRMLVFGAIDFAAALARQGSFLGYRVTVCDARAVFATPVRFPTADEVVVEWPSRYLAAQAEAGAIDERTVICVLTHDPKFDVPVLELALRLPRVGYVGAMGSRRTHRDRMDRLRAAGLTDAELSRLSSPIGLDLGARTPEETAVSIAADVIARRWGGGGRPLAETSGRIHRDAQVEGEFRDHLTRY; encoded by the coding sequence GTGCGCGACGTGCTTGACGAGCTAATGTCGATCTGGCGCGCCGGTGACAACGCAGGGCTGGCGACGGTGGTGCGCACCATGCGCTCGGCGCCGCGACCGCCGGGCGCTTCGATGGTGGTAGCGCAGGATGGTTCGGTGAGTGGCTCGGTGTCGGGCGGCTGCGTGGAGGGCGCCGTATACGAGCTCGCCGACGAGGTGATGCGGACCGGCATAGCTCGGCTGGAGCGGTACGGCGTCAGCGATGACGAAGCGTTCGCTGTGGGCCTAACCTGTGGCGGCATCATAGACATCTTCATCGAAGCTGTGTCGCCGGCGACGTTTCCCGACCTGGAAACGGTGGCAGACGATATCGGCGGCCATCGGCCGGTGGCGATCGCCACGGTCATCGCCCACCCGGACCCGCACCGGGTAGGCCGCCGGCTGGTGGTCCGGCCCGATGCCAGCAGGCCCGCGGCGGGATCGCTGGGATCGGTGCGTGCCGACGCCGCGATCACCGACGACACCAGGGGGCTGCTCGCGCTCGGGCGTAGCGAGATCCTCAAGTACGGGCCGGACGGGCAGCGCCGGGGCGACGGCATGGAGGTTTTCGTGTCCAGCTTCGCGCCGCGTCCACGCATGCTGGTGTTCGGCGCGATCGACTTCGCGGCGGCGCTGGCCCGGCAGGGTTCCTTCCTCGGCTACCGGGTCACCGTCTGCGACGCCCGCGCGGTGTTCGCGACGCCGGTGCGCTTCCCGACGGCCGATGAGGTCGTCGTCGAGTGGCCCAGCCGGTATCTCGCCGCCCAAGCCGAGGCGGGCGCCATCGATGAGCGCACGGTGATCTGTGTGCTCACCCACGACCCGAAATTCGACGTTCCGGTGCTCGAATTGGCGCTGCGCCTGCCCCGCGTCGGTTATGTGGGGGCGATGGGATCGCGCCGGACGCATCGGGACCGGATGGACCGGCTGCGCGCGGCTGGGCTGACCGATGCCGAGCTGAGCAGATTGTCCAGCCCGATCGGGTTGGATCTGGGTGCCCGCACCCCCGAGGAGACCGCGGTCTCGATCGCCGCCGACGTCATCGCCCGCCGGTGGGGTGGCGGCGGGCGTCCGCTGGCCGAGACTAGCGGCCGTATTCACCGAGACGCGCAGGTAGAGGGCGAGTTCAGGGATCACTTAACTCGATATTGA
- a CDS encoding FAD binding domain-containing protein, whose protein sequence is MQVPGPFEYERATSVDHAIGLLDRLGETARVVAGGHSLLPMMKLRIANPEYLVDINDLAPELGYVITDPTLVRIGAMARHREILESDALAAVCPIFRDAERVIADPVVRNRGTLGGSLCQADPAEDLSTVCTVLGAVCLARGPSGEREIAIDDFLAGPYETTLAPNEILVEVRIPVRHNTSSAYAKVERRVGDWAVTAAGAAVTVDNDVIAAARVGLTAVNPDQGALVELSQALIGRPVTEETFAEAGRRASEACEPVTDVRGTADYKRHLATELSIRTLRSAVQRVRNQPAPEGN, encoded by the coding sequence ATGCAAGTACCAGGCCCCTTCGAATACGAACGTGCGACGAGCGTTGACCACGCCATCGGACTACTGGACCGGCTAGGGGAGACGGCCCGCGTTGTTGCCGGCGGGCACAGCCTGCTGCCGATGATGAAATTGCGTATCGCCAACCCCGAATATCTGGTCGACATCAACGACCTGGCGCCCGAGCTGGGATACGTGATCACCGATCCGACCCTGGTTCGGATCGGCGCGATGGCCCGGCATCGGGAAATCCTCGAGTCGGACGCGCTGGCGGCGGTGTGCCCGATCTTCCGCGACGCCGAGCGGGTGATCGCCGACCCCGTGGTACGCAATCGCGGCACCCTGGGTGGTTCGCTGTGCCAGGCAGACCCCGCCGAGGACCTGTCGACCGTGTGCACGGTGCTGGGCGCGGTATGCCTAGCGCGCGGACCGTCGGGAGAACGAGAGATCGCCATCGATGACTTTCTAGCCGGGCCGTACGAGACCACGCTGGCGCCCAACGAAATACTGGTAGAAGTTCGAATACCGGTGCGGCACAACACATCGAGCGCCTATGCGAAGGTCGAGCGGCGTGTCGGCGACTGGGCGGTGACCGCGGCCGGGGCGGCGGTCACCGTGGACAACGACGTGATCGCCGCTGCGCGAGTGGGCCTGACCGCGGTGAATCCGGACCAGGGCGCGTTGGTGGAACTCTCGCAGGCGTTGATCGGTCGCCCGGTCACCGAAGAGACCTTCGCCGAAGCGGGCCGACGAGCCAGCGAGGCGTGCGAGCCGGTGACCGACGTCCGTGGCACCGCCGACTACAAGCGGCATTTGGCCACCGAACTGAGCATCCGAACCCTGCGCAGCGCGGTACAGCGGGTGCGCAACCAGCCGGCCCCGGAAGGAAACTGA
- a CDS encoding (2Fe-2S)-binding protein — protein MQVTMTVNGEPVSAEVEPRMLLVHFLRDHLRLTGTHWGCDTSNCGTCVVDVDGVPVKSCTMLAVMASGRSVRTVEGLAVGGQLDPVQEGFMRCHGLQCGFCTPGMMITARALLDRNPDPDEETIREAISGQICRCTGYTTIVRSIQWAAKHANEAVKAES, from the coding sequence ATGCAGGTGACTATGACCGTCAACGGTGAGCCGGTCAGCGCCGAGGTCGAGCCCCGGATGCTGCTGGTGCATTTCCTGCGTGATCACCTGCGGCTCACCGGAACTCACTGGGGCTGTGACACCAGCAATTGCGGAACCTGCGTGGTGGATGTCGACGGCGTCCCGGTGAAGTCCTGCACCATGCTGGCCGTGATGGCATCCGGACGCAGCGTGCGGACCGTGGAAGGGCTGGCTGTGGGCGGCCAACTCGACCCCGTGCAGGAAGGGTTCATGCGGTGCCACGGCCTGCAATGCGGCTTCTGCACCCCAGGAATGATGATCACCGCCCGCGCCCTGTTGGACCGCAACCCCGACCCCGACGAGGAGACCATTCGGGAGGCGATCTCCGGTCAGATCTGTCGCTGCACCGGGTACACCACGATCGTGCGGTCCATCCAGTGGGCCGCCAAGCACGCCAACGAGGCAGTAAAGGCGGAGTCATGA